The following are from one region of the Cloacibacterium normanense genome:
- a CDS encoding YegP family protein, with protein MGKFVIKTTATGFKFDLKAGNGQVILSSEVYTTKAACENGVESVKKNASDDAKYERKESSNGKPMFNLKAGNGQIIGTSELYESEAARDNGIESVKKNAPDAEVVEE; from the coding sequence ATGGGAAAATTTGTAATAAAAACCACTGCAACTGGTTTTAAATTTGATCTAAAAGCTGGAAACGGACAAGTAATTTTATCCAGCGAAGTTTATACCACGAAAGCTGCTTGCGAAAACGGTGTAGAATCTGTGAAAAAGAACGCTTCTGATGATGCAAAATATGAACGAAAAGAAAGTAGTAATGGGAAGCCAATGTTCAACTTGAAAGCTGGAAACGGGCAAATCATTGGAACAAGTGAACTTTACGAATCTGAAGCAGCAAGAGATAACGGAATAGAATCTGTAAAGAAAAATGCACCAGATGCAGAAGTAGTAGAAGAATAA
- the porV gene encoding type IX secretion system outer membrane channel protein PorV codes for MKLTKKLFLGLSIGIGSLAMAQNTYPVLTGAPFLRISPDARAGGLGDQGVATSADAFSQFWNASKFPFSRNTSSAAVSYTPWMGKLTNDVFLLYLGYNTMLGEEDRSSLSASIYYFNMGSVDLTRLVGSEVVNEGTAKPNEFAIDVAYALKLSDTYSMAVTGRYIRSDLSGGIGSESTLKPGNSFAVDVSGYLQTFKHTSFGDYEGRVRAGWAIQNLGPRLDYTGDENSRSYLPTTFRLGAGYDLFLDEVNKVGLTLEASKLLVPGPDETGNVPNVGVIEGIGKSFSNKESIMYSGSLEYSYDNAFSVRTGYFRESEIQGARQYATVGVGLNYNSFGLDLSYLINTSKVNTALDNTLRFGLTWNIGEESYNNEDY; via the coding sequence ATGAAATTAACAAAAAAACTCTTTTTAGGACTAAGTATTGGAATCGGAAGTTTGGCGATGGCACAAAATACTTATCCTGTGCTTACAGGAGCTCCTTTTTTAAGGATTTCTCCAGATGCTAGAGCTGGAGGTTTAGGAGACCAAGGTGTAGCAACAAGCGCAGATGCTTTTTCACAATTTTGGAACGCTTCTAAGTTTCCGTTTAGTAGAAATACCTCTTCTGCTGCCGTAAGTTATACTCCATGGATGGGAAAACTCACCAACGATGTATTTTTACTATATCTAGGTTATAATACTATGTTAGGAGAAGAAGACCGTTCATCTCTTTCTGCAAGTATTTATTATTTCAATATGGGCTCTGTAGACCTTACCAGATTAGTAGGAAGCGAAGTGGTAAATGAAGGAACCGCAAAACCTAATGAATTTGCAATAGATGTAGCCTATGCTTTAAAATTATCAGACACCTACTCTATGGCAGTAACAGGAAGATATATCCGTTCTGATTTATCTGGTGGAATTGGTTCTGAAAGCACACTTAAACCAGGAAATTCATTCGCAGTAGACGTTTCTGGATATTTACAAACTTTCAAACACACCAGTTTTGGTGATTATGAAGGAAGAGTAAGAGCTGGTTGGGCAATTCAAAATTTAGGTCCAAGATTAGATTACACTGGTGACGAAAATTCACGTTCATATTTACCCACCACTTTCAGATTAGGAGCTGGTTACGATTTATTTTTAGACGAAGTCAACAAAGTAGGTTTAACTCTAGAAGCTTCTAAATTACTCGTTCCTGGTCCAGACGAAACAGGTAACGTTCCAAATGTGGGTGTAATAGAAGGAATTGGTAAGTCTTTCAGCAATAAAGAAAGTATTATGTACAGTGGCTCTTTAGAATATTCTTATGACAATGCTTTTTCGGTGAGAACAGGTTATTTCAGAGAGAGTGAAATTCAAGGAGCAAGACAATACGCAACTGTAGGTGTAGGTCTTAATTACAACTCTTTTGGTCTAGATTTATCTTACCTCATCAATACTTCTAAAGTAAATACTGCTCTTGATAATACTTTAAGATTCGGACTTACTTGGAACATTGGCGAAGAATCTTACAACAACGAAGATTATTAA
- the porU gene encoding type IX secretion system sortase PorU yields MKKNLLLLLFVLFTSHLFGQKTTIEWEGNKIMDYGTFQYNLPFFKNENYSVINGVPYLTFSKKEKESSQYDIKNLVWEKIPAKEVYGLIADNVSTKEIAYSNSQKQTINGQFLTNVVIATIKKDKNTLYRLTSFELVKKTVNNQRTSRTSDLIGTTENPLKSGNFYKIKVDKSGVFKITTKFLRDNGINPSSINPKNFRIYGNGGLILPEFNQDFRYAALQENAIQVIGEEDGKWDENDYALFYAQGPNGYNLYNVNNGSGYKRNETRLTHISDNSVNIYENFSYYFINFDKGEGKRVTLSDIAPSSKVYTRYDDYQFINEEKTNFLNIGRLWVGDAFNANKSVSFTTRTAIKPTDTVKIKSSVYVKNAANDKITYSINGQNSSSFTVSNSPEIKIKEIPWETSASNLSGTTLKIDYTLESSNPLVAYYLDYAEVQYKQDLVYNDAQMNFRVFEIPTGSGETFGFTVENATNVEQIWDVSDITNAKKIVNKASGAQFSFGYTTNSPYFNNEFVAFKNSASFEPLFVEKVDNQDLSGLRNVDYLIVTTRDFTPQAERIANYYRTQKNYHVEVADVKKIYNEFSSGGQDLTAIRDFITKLNTPAGTLKYVLILGDTTFDYRNITTNNKNYIPSYQSDYSENYEASFVTDDYFGMTTPQNTTYIYAILPDIPVGRLPAENIAEAKNLVDKTLSYYNAVPGQSSPFGDWRLKMNFVVDDDQDSRVDTSTNPYLKGTFHDVMNTVLVNNFEGNTDKPEYNIKKLYLDAFPGQSTAGGQRFPQVNQAITNAMSNSLYVYYFGHGGINGWAQERVLTTQEIAAFNNYNNAYSRFPLVSTITCEFTLWDDHNTSSAGEQLMKLPQGGANSMITSSRAIAVVYGRLFTETFTRNLFKLYNNDFLSVGDAFIAAKTEYGTDSNHLKINLLGDPALKLSRPKNLISIDNIDSPVVGQLRALDFVKITGHVNNQSGAIDNTFNGKVVINIFDKKLAKKTLNNDGNLTPVLNYFEEGSPIVKASGTVTNGTFTVEFYMPKDINYTVGDGRILAYADNNVFDVFNNKTQKVGDINPNGINDNEVPKVQLYLNNTNFVDGGITDSNPNLLACVTDNTGINSTGSGIGHDITVVLDGEVINTTVLNDFYTPGTGNGCINASFLDYQKGSVLYPFQNLKPGNHQLTFKVWDINNNSTTQTLNFVVRDPEAENLVVKKLLNWPNPFTNKTYIQFEHNCDDVLDVNVQVYTITGKLVRTFSTTVTSTPFLEGYRTHRTAIEWDGNDDFGAPVGKGTYIYKVLVKSQNQEKCKGTASLVEKLVILK; encoded by the coding sequence ATGAAAAAAAATTTATTACTACTTCTTTTTGTACTTTTTACTAGCCATTTATTCGGTCAAAAAACTACGATAGAATGGGAAGGAAACAAAATAATGGATTATGGAACCTTCCAATACAATCTTCCATTTTTTAAAAACGAAAATTATTCTGTAATTAATGGAGTTCCTTATCTCACTTTTTCTAAAAAAGAAAAGGAATCTTCTCAATATGATATTAAAAATTTAGTTTGGGAAAAAATTCCAGCTAAAGAAGTATACGGTTTAATTGCTGATAATGTTTCCACTAAAGAAATTGCATACTCTAATAGTCAAAAACAAACCATCAACGGACAATTTCTCACCAATGTAGTGATTGCCACCATTAAAAAAGATAAAAATACTCTTTATAGATTAACCTCTTTTGAACTGGTAAAAAAAACGGTTAATAACCAAAGAACTTCTAGAACTTCTGATTTAATTGGCACTACCGAAAATCCTTTAAAATCTGGGAATTTCTATAAAATTAAAGTCGACAAGTCTGGAGTTTTCAAAATCACAACAAAATTCCTTAGAGATAATGGCATCAATCCATCGAGTATTAATCCTAAAAATTTCAGAATATATGGAAATGGTGGCTTAATATTGCCAGAATTCAATCAGGATTTCAGATATGCTGCTTTACAAGAAAACGCGATACAAGTTATCGGTGAAGAAGATGGAAAATGGGACGAAAATGACTATGCACTTTTCTACGCTCAAGGTCCAAATGGTTATAATCTTTACAATGTAAATAACGGAAGTGGATATAAACGTAACGAAACCAGACTCACTCACATTAGCGATAACAGTGTAAACATCTATGAAAATTTCTCTTATTACTTCATTAATTTTGACAAAGGAGAAGGGAAAAGAGTAACTCTTTCGGATATTGCGCCATCTTCCAAAGTTTACACGCGTTATGACGACTATCAATTTATCAATGAAGAAAAAACCAATTTCTTGAATATTGGTAGACTTTGGGTGGGAGATGCTTTTAATGCCAATAAATCGGTTTCTTTTACTACCAGAACCGCTATTAAACCTACTGATACTGTAAAAATAAAATCTTCGGTTTATGTGAAGAATGCTGCCAATGACAAAATTACTTACAGCATCAATGGACAAAACAGCAGCAGTTTTACAGTCAGTAATTCCCCAGAAATCAAAATCAAAGAAATTCCTTGGGAAACTTCTGCGTCAAATCTAAGCGGAACTACCCTGAAAATAGATTATACTTTAGAATCTTCTAATCCTTTGGTTGCTTATTATCTGGATTATGCCGAAGTTCAATACAAACAAGACCTTGTATACAATGATGCACAGATGAATTTCAGAGTTTTTGAAATTCCTACAGGTTCTGGAGAGACTTTCGGATTTACGGTAGAAAACGCCACAAACGTAGAGCAAATTTGGGATGTTTCAGACATTACAAACGCTAAAAAAATAGTCAATAAAGCTTCAGGAGCGCAATTTTCTTTCGGATATACTACAAATTCTCCATATTTTAACAATGAATTTGTAGCTTTTAAAAATTCTGCGTCTTTTGAGCCACTTTTTGTTGAAAAAGTAGACAATCAAGACTTATCTGGTTTGAGGAATGTAGACTACCTCATCGTTACCACTCGCGATTTCACTCCACAAGCCGAAAGAATTGCCAATTACTACAGAACTCAAAAAAATTATCATGTAGAAGTAGCTGATGTGAAGAAAATTTACAATGAATTTTCTTCTGGTGGACAAGACTTAACGGCGATTAGAGATTTTATTACCAAACTAAACACTCCAGCTGGAACACTAAAATATGTACTTATCTTAGGAGATACTACTTTTGATTATAGAAATATTACCACCAATAATAAAAACTATATCCCAAGTTATCAAAGTGATTATAGTGAAAACTACGAAGCTTCATTTGTAACCGATGACTATTTCGGGATGACTACTCCTCAAAACACCACTTATATTTATGCTATTTTACCAGATATTCCAGTAGGAAGACTTCCTGCAGAAAATATTGCTGAAGCAAAAAATTTAGTTGATAAAACGCTTTCTTATTACAATGCAGTTCCTGGACAATCTTCGCCTTTTGGAGATTGGAGACTAAAAATGAATTTCGTGGTAGATGATGACCAAGACAGTCGTGTAGACACCAGTACGAATCCTTATCTCAAAGGAACTTTCCATGATGTGATGAACACAGTTTTAGTCAATAATTTTGAAGGAAATACAGACAAACCAGAATATAATATCAAAAAATTATACTTAGATGCTTTTCCTGGTCAAAGTACAGCAGGTGGACAAAGATTTCCACAAGTAAACCAAGCCATTACGAATGCAATGAGCAACAGTTTATATGTGTATTATTTCGGACATGGAGGAATTAACGGTTGGGCGCAAGAAAGAGTTTTGACCACTCAAGAAATTGCAGCTTTTAATAATTACAATAACGCTTACAGCAGATTTCCTTTAGTCAGTACCATTACTTGTGAATTTACACTTTGGGATGACCATAATACTTCATCTGCAGGAGAACAATTGATGAAATTACCACAAGGTGGAGCCAATTCTATGATTACTTCTTCTAGAGCAATTGCTGTAGTTTATGGAAGATTATTTACAGAAACGTTCACCAGAAATCTCTTTAAACTATACAACAATGACTTTTTATCAGTAGGAGATGCTTTCATCGCAGCAAAAACTGAATACGGAACAGATTCAAACCACTTGAAAATAAATCTTCTTGGTGATCCCGCTCTTAAACTCAGCAGACCGAAAAATCTCATCAGCATAGACAATATAGATTCACCAGTTGTTGGTCAACTAAGAGCGTTAGATTTTGTGAAAATTACGGGGCATGTTAATAATCAATCAGGAGCGATTGACAATACTTTTAATGGTAAAGTAGTCATCAATATTTTTGATAAAAAATTAGCCAAGAAAACCCTCAACAATGATGGAAACTTAACTCCAGTTCTTAATTATTTCGAAGAAGGAAGCCCGATTGTGAAAGCTTCTGGAACGGTTACCAATGGAACTTTCACCGTAGAATTCTATATGCCAAAAGACATCAATTATACTGTGGGAGACGGTAGAATATTGGCTTATGCAGATAATAATGTTTTTGATGTTTTCAATAATAAAACACAAAAAGTTGGAGATATTAATCCAAACGGAATTAATGATAATGAAGTTCCAAAAGTTCAATTGTACTTAAACAATACCAATTTTGTAGATGGAGGAATTACCGACTCTAATCCTAATCTTTTGGCTTGTGTAACAGATAATACAGGAATTAACTCTACAGGTTCGGGAATTGGTCATGACATCACCGTAGTTCTTGACGGCGAAGTTATCAATACCACTGTTCTGAACGATTTTTATACTCCGGGAACAGGAAATGGCTGTATTAACGCTTCTTTCTTAGACTATCAGAAAGGCTCTGTACTCTATCCTTTCCAGAATTTAAAACCTGGAAATCACCAATTGACCTTTAAAGTTTGGGACATTAACAATAATTCGACTACTCAAACGTTAAACTTTGTAGTAAGAGACCCTGAAGCCGAAAATTTAGTTGTTAAAAAATTACTAAATTGGCCGAATCCTTTTACCAATAAAACGTATATACAGTTTGAACACAATTGTGATGATGTTTTAGATGTAAATGTTCAAGTCTATACCATCACAGGAAAATTAGTACGAACATTCAGCACCACAGTGACTTCTACTCCATTTTTAGAAGGATATAGAACACACAGAACTGCTATAGAATGGGACGGAAATGATGATTTTGGCGCTCCAGTTGGTAAAGGAACTTATATTTACAAAGTTTTAGTAAAGAGTCAAAATCAAGAAAAATGTAAAGGAACTGCCTCTTTAGTAGAAAAATTAGTGATTTTAAAATAG
- the gldJ gene encoding gliding motility lipoprotein GldJ: MKKLKFISLLALGATLLLTSCGGGGNVKSGGGTKKFTSKTGWKPNDTKGWFFTGKKQKPKGWPGMVYVDGGTFTMGLVKDDVMHDWNNTPRRMQVSAFFIGETEITNYEYREYVTWLKFVFPPSDQSFKNIYTGALPDTLVWNNKLSRNDYAETYFRAPEYDYYPVVGVSWQQASRYCDWLTDRTNERELMNQGLIDKSYYANDGNNQGPNAFNLDKYKANDPELDAYLNKQRQQQKSGIKTSNARIQAANRNATAGLVTKFRLPTEVEWEYAALGLQKNREYNNYLGKEPEIEKLRGTKGKNRGMYLENFKQGRGDYSGVGGWNNDGSPTTADVREYPSNDLGIYGMYGNVAEWTADVYRPIIDEEASDFNYYRGNMPQQTVKNADGTYKKVDPKDMKFERLADGREIYKGLPGTYERKTVEDQRNYRDGDFMSSLEAGYGKEVDSSMAEYNMYNSPKTQFIVDDKGRVILQKDNKPRTTKVSNTVRVVKGGSWMDTAYWLDPGQRRFKEESKSFGWIGFRVAQDARDTNNKRTKR; the protein is encoded by the coding sequence ATGAAAAAACTAAAGTTTATTTCATTGCTTGCACTAGGCGCAACATTGCTTCTAACCAGCTGTGGTGGAGGCGGTAACGTAAAAAGTGGAGGCGGAACCAAAAAATTTACCAGCAAAACAGGTTGGAAGCCTAATGACACGAAAGGTTGGTTCTTTACTGGTAAAAAACAAAAACCAAAAGGATGGCCAGGAATGGTCTATGTAGACGGAGGTACTTTTACCATGGGGTTGGTAAAAGACGATGTAATGCATGATTGGAACAATACCCCAAGAAGAATGCAGGTAAGTGCATTTTTCATCGGTGAAACAGAAATCACTAACTATGAATATAGAGAATATGTAACTTGGCTTAAGTTTGTATTTCCTCCATCTGATCAAAGTTTTAAAAATATTTATACAGGTGCTTTACCAGACACATTAGTTTGGAATAACAAATTATCAAGAAATGATTACGCGGAAACTTATTTCCGTGCTCCTGAATATGATTACTATCCTGTAGTAGGAGTTTCTTGGCAGCAAGCTTCTAGATATTGTGATTGGTTAACGGATAGAACCAATGAAAGAGAGTTAATGAATCAAGGACTTATTGATAAAAGTTATTACGCTAATGATGGTAATAATCAAGGTCCGAATGCATTTAACTTAGACAAGTATAAAGCTAATGATCCAGAATTAGATGCTTATTTGAACAAACAAAGACAACAACAAAAATCTGGTATCAAAACTTCTAACGCAAGAATTCAAGCAGCAAATAGAAACGCAACCGCAGGTTTAGTAACTAAATTCCGTCTTCCTACAGAAGTAGAATGGGAATATGCAGCGCTTGGTTTACAAAAAAATAGAGAATACAACAACTACCTAGGAAAAGAACCTGAAATTGAAAAACTTCGCGGAACCAAAGGTAAAAACAGAGGAATGTACCTAGAAAACTTTAAACAAGGTAGAGGTGACTATTCTGGCGTTGGTGGTTGGAATAATGATGGTTCTCCTACAACTGCAGACGTGAGAGAATATCCATCTAATGATTTAGGAATTTATGGAATGTACGGTAACGTAGCAGAATGGACTGCGGATGTTTACAGACCAATTATAGACGAAGAAGCGAGCGATTTCAATTACTACAGAGGAAATATGCCACAGCAAACCGTGAAAAATGCTGATGGAACTTATAAAAAAGTTGATCCTAAAGATATGAAGTTCGAAAGATTAGCGGATGGTAGAGAAATCTACAAAGGCTTACCTGGAACTTATGAGAGAAAAACTGTAGAAGATCAAAGAAATTATAGAGATGGTGATTTCATGTCTTCATTAGAAGCTGGTTATGGAAAAGAAGTAGACAGTTCTATGGCAGAATACAATATGTATAATTCTCCTAAAACTCAATTCATTGTAGATGATAAAGGTAGAGTAATCTTGCAAAAAGATAATAAGCCTAGAACAACTAAAGTTTCTAATACGGTAAGAGTTGTAAAAGGTGGTTCTTGGATGGATACTGCATATTGGTTAGACCCAGGACAAAGAAGATTCAAAGAAGAATCTAAATCTTTCGGATGGATTGGTTTCCGTGTAGCACAAGATGCTAGAGATACCAACAATAAGAGAACGAAGAGATAA
- a CDS encoding UDP-N-acetylmuramoyl-tripeptide--D-alanyl-D-alanine ligase has translation MNITDFYALYLQANKVTIDSRKVEKNDIFFAFSGDNFNAATLAETAMDNGALAVIVEDENFENTARNIFYVKSTLEFLQDLAKHHRAQLRIPIIALTGSNGKTTTKEIIHAVLSQKYNTQYTFGNLNNHIGVPLTILSIKPEHEMAVVEMGANHQKEIEFLCTIAQPNFGYITNFGKAHLEGFGGVEGVIKGKSELYDYLKSNNQFVVVNENDPIQVEKTDGYDLVIPFGRRDSEFYFEKFTENNCVGIIYNEVEALSKLTGDYNFTNLCAATSLGLYFGIDFNLIKKAIEEYTPTNMRSQIVKKGDKTLVLDTYNANPSSMKVSLENFNDFIGPKTIIIGDMLELGEESVTEHSQILELAKSLNFDEIITVGPHFKEVNTSGVAFLTTQDLISYLNENEVHSQNILLKASRGIALEKALEFIK, from the coding sequence ATGAATATTACAGATTTTTATGCGCTTTATTTACAAGCCAATAAAGTAACCATAGACAGCAGAAAAGTTGAAAAAAACGATATATTTTTCGCTTTTTCTGGTGATAATTTCAATGCGGCTACTTTAGCTGAAACAGCTATGGATAATGGCGCTCTTGCAGTAATTGTAGAAGATGAAAATTTTGAAAATACCGCTAGAAATATATTTTATGTAAAATCTACTCTTGAATTTTTACAAGATTTAGCAAAACATCACAGAGCACAGTTGAGAATTCCTATTATTGCTTTAACAGGAAGTAATGGGAAAACTACGACCAAGGAAATCATTCATGCTGTTCTTTCGCAGAAATACAATACTCAATATACTTTTGGGAATCTCAATAATCATATTGGTGTTCCTTTAACCATTCTTTCCATAAAACCAGAGCACGAAATGGCGGTGGTAGAAATGGGTGCTAATCACCAAAAAGAAATTGAATTTTTATGCACCATTGCTCAACCTAATTTTGGATATATAACCAATTTCGGGAAGGCGCATTTAGAAGGTTTCGGAGGAGTAGAAGGTGTAATCAAAGGAAAATCTGAATTGTATGATTACCTTAAATCGAATAATCAATTTGTGGTAGTGAATGAAAACGATCCGATTCAAGTTGAAAAAACAGATGGATATGATTTGGTGATTCCTTTCGGAAGAAGAGATTCTGAGTTTTATTTCGAGAAATTTACAGAGAATAATTGCGTAGGAATTATTTATAATGAGGTAGAAGCACTTTCAAAACTTACAGGAGATTACAATTTTACCAATCTTTGTGCGGCTACCAGCTTAGGTTTGTATTTCGGTATTGATTTTAATTTAATCAAAAAAGCCATTGAAGAATACACACCAACCAACATGCGTTCGCAAATCGTGAAAAAAGGAGACAAAACCTTGGTTTTAGACACTTACAACGCGAATCCTAGTTCTATGAAAGTTTCTCTGGAAAATTTCAATGATTTTATTGGACCTAAAACCATCATCATTGGTGATATGTTAGAATTGGGCGAAGAAAGTGTAACAGAACATTCTCAAATTTTAGAATTGGCAAAATCCCTTAATTTTGATGAAATCATTACAGTTGGTCCACATTTTAAAGAAGTAAATACTTCTGGAGTGGCCTTTTTAACCACTCAAGATTTAATCAGTTATTTAAACGAAAATGAAGTTCATTCGCAGAACATATTGCTGAAAGCTTCACGAGGAATCGCACTCGAAAAAGCTTTGGAATTCATTAAATAG
- a CDS encoding NUDIX hydrolase produces the protein MYKVFVNEKRLSISKSPIPIEKNLPYEETTTLEIAIDLLENTSTSEINIYGENLEQIWEELTGMLRVVEAAGGIVFNQENKILFIHRLGRWDLPKGKIEPEESLENAALRELEEETGLTELILQEFVNTTFHIYKEKKQGKEERILKATHWFKMTYVGQKEPIPQTEEGITKVEWKTQTEINDEVLPNTFKNIKLILSEVFAI, from the coding sequence ATGTATAAAGTTTTTGTCAATGAAAAAAGATTAAGCATCAGTAAATCTCCAATTCCCATTGAGAAGAACTTGCCTTATGAAGAAACCACCACCTTGGAAATCGCCATAGATTTGCTCGAAAATACTTCTACCTCCGAAATTAATATTTACGGTGAGAATTTAGAGCAAATTTGGGAAGAATTGACGGGTATGTTACGAGTTGTGGAAGCAGCAGGTGGAATTGTTTTCAACCAAGAAAATAAAATCCTTTTCATTCACCGATTAGGAAGATGGGATTTACCGAAAGGTAAAATAGAGCCAGAAGAATCTCTAGAAAATGCTGCGCTAAGAGAATTAGAAGAAGAAACTGGACTTACAGAGCTTATTTTACAAGAATTTGTGAATACTACTTTCCATATTTACAAAGAAAAAAAACAAGGAAAAGAGGAAAGAATTCTAAAAGCCACGCATTGGTTTAAAATGACTTATGTAGGTCAAAAAGAACCGATTCCTCAAACCGAAGAAGGAATTACAAAAGTAGAATGGAAAACGCAAACCGAAATTAACGACGAAGTTTTACCCAATACTTTTAAAAACATCAAACTGATTTTGAGCGAGGTTTTTGCAATATAA
- a CDS encoding SRPBCC domain-containing protein: MNLEGRKVIVNKSSEQLFQMLKNPEDYKHLMPDSLTSFEHREDGFKFGLKGMPEVALKIAELVEGQKVVLKSASSSLDFSLTGNISPVNENQTEVQLLFDGNFNPFIKMMVEKPLQNFLNALTDKLEQL, encoded by the coding sequence ATGAATTTAGAAGGAAGAAAAGTTATAGTAAATAAATCTTCTGAGCAACTTTTTCAAATGCTTAAAAATCCTGAAGATTACAAACACTTAATGCCAGATAGTTTAACCAGTTTTGAGCACAGAGAAGATGGCTTTAAATTTGGTTTAAAAGGAATGCCAGAAGTTGCCCTTAAAATCGCTGAGTTGGTAGAAGGTCAGAAAGTAGTTTTGAAGTCTGCAAGTTCTTCATTGGATTTTTCACTTACAGGAAACATCTCTCCAGTAAACGAAAACCAAACAGAAGTTCAGTTATTATTCGATGGAAATTTTAATCCATTTATCAAAATGATGGTAGAAAAACCATTACAAAACTTCTTAAATGCACTTACAGACAAGTTAGAGCAATTATAA
- a CDS encoding anhydro-N-acetylmuramic acid kinase, producing MKTYFAIGLMSGTSLDGLDICYAKFQNITNWEFEILKTETIPYYPEWKNLLQNAILLSAEDLLALDKEYGFYLGEKTKEFISKNNITDLDFIASHGHTVFHQPQRKFTLQIGDGRAIKLITKKPVIYDFRSQDVLMGGNGAPLVPIGDELLFSQYDACLNLGGFSNISLQKNHQRIAFDISPVNVVLNYFAEKLGKNYDKNGDFARNGAINFKILEQLNALTFYQKSAPKSLGVEFVNSEVFPLLKDETPENIIATFTEHIAEQIAKVFNDNQLKTVLVTGGGTFNTYLLEKIQEKSHTELIVPDENIINFKEALIFAFMGVLRIRNEVNVLCSATGSSENHCSGILV from the coding sequence ATGAAAACATATTTCGCCATTGGTTTAATGTCTGGAACCAGCCTTGATGGTTTAGACATTTGCTATGCAAAATTCCAAAATATTACCAATTGGGAATTTGAAATTCTAAAAACCGAAACCATTCCTTACTATCCAGAATGGAAAAATCTGCTGCAAAATGCTATTCTACTTTCGGCTGAAGATTTATTGGCGTTAGACAAAGAATATGGCTTCTATCTCGGCGAAAAAACAAAAGAATTTATTTCCAAAAATAATATTACTGATTTAGATTTTATCGCTTCTCACGGTCATACTGTTTTTCATCAACCGCAACGAAAATTCACTTTACAAATCGGTGATGGAAGAGCCATAAAATTAATCACCAAAAAGCCCGTAATCTACGATTTTAGAAGTCAAGATGTTTTAATGGGCGGAAATGGCGCTCCATTAGTTCCCATCGGCGATGAACTTTTATTTTCGCAATATGATGCTTGTCTCAATTTGGGCGGATTTTCTAATATTTCTTTACAGAAAAACCATCAAAGAATTGCTTTTGATATTTCGCCAGTCAATGTAGTTTTGAATTATTTTGCTGAAAAATTAGGCAAAAACTATGATAAAAACGGTGATTTTGCCAGAAATGGCGCAATTAATTTCAAAATCTTAGAGCAATTGAATGCTTTAACCTTTTATCAAAAATCAGCTCCAAAATCACTCGGTGTGGAATTTGTAAACTCAGAGGTTTTTCCTTTGTTAAAAGACGAAACTCCTGAAAATATCATCGCTACTTTTACCGAACATATTGCCGAACAAATTGCCAAAGTTTTTAATGACAATCAGCTCAAAACTGTTTTAGTAACTGGTGGCGGAACTTTCAATACTTATTTATTAGAAAAAATACAAGAAAAATCTCATACAGAACTCATTGTTCCAGACGAAAACATAATCAACTTCAAAGAAGCTTTAATCTTTGCTTTTATGGGCGTTTTAAGAATCAGAAATGAGGTAAATGTACTTTGTTCAGCAACAGGAAGTTCAGAGAATCATTGCAGCGGAATATTGGTATAA